Genomic DNA from Tamandua tetradactyla isolate mTamTet1 chromosome Y, mTamTet1.pri, whole genome shotgun sequence:
ttctacagaagaaaaaagagattaaaaaaaaaaaaaaaaaaaaacccgcaaTACCCAAAACCCATAAGAGAAAGAAGCTTGGAGGAGAACACTGAAGTGAAGACTGTCAGTCAAGGTTAGTGTTCAAAGTGTTAAAACCGGGGAAAACAATACATCTGAGAATTAAAAGCCAAACAGAAATGGTTGTGGTAAGTGTAGGTTCAACAGCACTAAAAGTGAATTTTAAGGGATTACATTGCAAATGAAAtaacacagattggcagaatggtaaTTTCACTGTAGGTGAGCAAACTCACTCTGGAGTTCTGTATAGAAATTCTATCTATGCAGTGAACATGGACAAGGAGGAAGGCAGGCCTCATATCCCACCAGAGATTTCACACAGGAAAGATTCCCTTTGTTTGCACAAATTGGAAAATCCTATTGACAGAAGTCAGTACTTACTAAATATCAGAAAATTCACATAGGAGAAAAAACCACGGATGCAATGAACATGGGAAAACTTCATCACAAAGCAACAGCTaattgtacatcaaagaactcacACAAGAGAGAGACTCTATGAATACACTGACTGcgggaaaacttttgcttccaaATGGGAGAAACATGTAGATTCACTCAAGGCCGAAAGTCCTTCCACAAAGAACAACAGCTCATTACATACACGTGAAACCCTGTTAACACACAAGAAAATCCCGATCAATGTGTGGCTTGCAAAAATGCCTTCAGTGACCCCTCTGACAGCATTATGTATCATCGGGCTCTGAGTGAATCTGAATGCAGTGAAAGTGGTAGTTCCTTCAGTAATATTTTCCTtcacaaaaaaaaacagtaggagaAAAATTCAGATCTATTCAATGTAGAAATACATTGACTAGAAATAGTTAAGCAACATTTAACTAGAAATAGTTAAGCAACATTTTTGGGTACTTATATTGCTAAAAGGTATATACCGAGAGAAATCATATGAATGCAGATACTGGAAAGTCAGAAACACATGTATGCTATATAAATTTCCATAGGGTTACATAGACATACTCTGATATTAGACAGGACACAAGTATATTAGCTGTTCTGGAATGCCTGAGATCACCTAAGTGAATCAAAAAGGTAATTGGTATCTGGATGTtgctagaaatgaaaactttataGCAGTTGGCTGgaggaaaaggacaaatattagtGAAGTTTAGGATACACatgttagttctgtttccctagatcATTGTGAAGCACAATCCACCATAAATTTTTAGGACCTTATATTATGCAGAGGCACTTATGGAACGGAGCCTTGCGTTCAATCTAAGTATTCATTTAGCAAGTGGCAAGTACCTGCATTGTACCTGTTGTTATTTCACCTTTCCAGTAGTGAAGAAAACTGAAACTTCATTAACCCCATAGAATGGACATTGGGTTAGCTGGATCATCTGTAGGTGATAACATTACATTCCTTGTAATGTACTCCACCATTTCCATTATGTGAAATGGACTTGGAATCTTTTGTGGTCATTCTAAGTTCAAgttttttaaattcctaaaatGTATTCAATATAATTTGAAGTGAAGAGTGGGGGAGAAAGATTCCTATTAATAATGTTTAAGTAAAAGTCAGGACACAAGTATGTTTTTTAAGAATCCACATTATATTTCACCATATCGATTCTAATTTCCTTAGTAGACACAAGCCACATGTGGCCATTTAAATTGAtataaactcatttttaaaatgtggacagtATTAGCTTCTCGAGTCATGTATTCCTCAcaaaatagaagaatgaaaaataactatGTATTGATttggatgatgatggtgaaggtgTTAAAGAGTCTGGGTATTTCTTCCCTGCGTAGAATCAGCTGTTGAAAGGTAGTTCTAAATAATAGTGTGTGATTACAGAAGGTCAATGCCTGAATATTGAAGGGACAAAGCagaaaggtgaaaaaaaagaTCTCCAgagcacataaaataaaaaaggaggctGAGAACCTAAGTCTaagatagaagaaaatataagagataGGAGGGAGGACACTTTGGAATGTTCTGGGAAAATAGCTCATACTAATTTGTTCAGAGTTCTGCCACATTTGAGATTTATCACATTTCAAAAATCTCAGTTCCCTTCTGAACAGCTGAATTAGGACATGTAATTTCTCCTATCTTTGGCACTCCCTCTTACTCTCCTGCAAGTTGggatcttttccttctctttccacaGTTTTTTCCCCAAATCTAGTAAAGTTATTATATCCTGTTTAGGGAAGACAAAAGTGGGCAGGCCGGGGATGGAGGGGGGAGCCTTTGCAACTCCAGCTGTAAAACCCCACCATATCCTGATAAGTGGTTTTTATTATTCCAGTGATGACATAAATAATGGTTACCATGGCTACTGGGCTGCCTAAAGTGTACTATACTCTCAAGCACGAAATATATTTTACCAATCTTCTTtgccaaactttaaaatgggTAAATGCAATGTAACTGAGGAAATATTAAAGACAATGGGATACATGTACCTTTTCCTTGCATCTACTCCTTTCCCATGCTATCCTAATTTAACTCCTTATTTGATTCATCCCAAATTATCTTTCCTTACCTCCCCTTTACTCCTTTTCCAAATGCTCCCatagtttcttctttcttaaataattaattaaatatatcaaTATGAATATAATTTACTTATACATCAAACATCCCTGTCAAATGAACCAAAACTCTGTATAATGAGAATAGTAGAATAGGCTGCCattgaaagaaaacagcaatgaacttttatctatttctaaaaataaggaaaatgaaacagtGACAGTAAACACATGAGTTTATTGTCCCAATAAGAGAATTGCAGTATCTGGTTgatatttgtcaaataaaattttagtcttttttttcctgcataaTTTGGACCTCCTTTGATGGGTCAACAGTAGTTTAGGATAGTGTTGGTATAGTTAAGATGGTTGATGTGTTGACCTAGAAAAAGAGGTGGCAGATGTATCAGTTATCAGAGCCAATGGAAACCATGGGTTACCTGCTTGTTGTAGGGTGGGAGAAGGAGCGTCACTGGCTGCTACATTGGAAAAACAAGCTGGAAAAGTAGAAGGCTCCACCATCAATCCAGAATAATTGTTCTGAATAGGAGATATCATGTGGTACTGAGAAACAGATGTTGTAATTGTAACAAAACCCATAATGTGGCCATTTGGTTGAGTATAGCTGCTATGTGAGTGCATATGAGAAATGGTCAACTGGTTTACAATAGCATATTTATCTGTAGGGATTTTGGGGGATGGTCTAATTGAAGATGATGGAGGAGAAAAATCACTTCTGATGGGGGTGACTGTATCAGCAACTGTCTGGCTAGTAGAAGTCTTCCTTACTAAAGGTACATTTAAATTTGGGGAGGTTGGAAATAATCTTTCCCCACAAGTTACAGCAACTGAACCAGAGTTCTGGTTATCTGCATTACACCCTACTCCAAAGCACTGCTTGTTGACATCTTCAAGTAGTGAAGCAGATACTAGAGAAGCATTTTTAATGCcaattcttcttttcattcttagTAAAAGTTAGGGACAGCCTCATCTAAAATATGGATTCTGGTAGAACTGTAACTAAAAATCAGAGGAAAACAcattta
This window encodes:
- the LOC143672469 gene encoding LOW QUALITY PROTEIN: heat shock transcription factor, Y-linked-like (The sequence of the model RefSeq protein was modified relative to this genomic sequence to represent the inferred CDS: substituted 2 bases at 2 genomic stop codons), whose amino-acid sequence is MYMYCLLSLTLCGDIELQFYQNPYFRXGCPXLLLRMKRRIGIKNASLVSASLLEDVNKQCFGVGCNADNQNSGSVAVTCGERLFPTSPNLNVPLVRKTSTSQTVADTVTPIRSDFSPPSSSIRPSPKIPTDKYAIVNQLTISHMHSHSSYTQPNGHIMGFVTITTSVSQYHMISPIQNNYSGLMVEPSTFPACFSNVAASDAPSPTLQQAGNPWFPLALITDTSAT